One candidate division TA06 bacterium genomic window carries:
- a CDS encoding carboxypeptidase regulatory-like domain-containing protein codes for MKRLLLVVPLVVAMALVGCSKKDDPTSPTPTTGTITGMVTKASDASAIASASVVTNPATSNVSTDATGNFSITGVAAGTYTVTASKSGFIDNSASVSVTAGNTATANIALAETTVTGTGISITSTPSGARIYLQGPSGWVDTTKYTPSTFTGLTPSSYYSCWLFKDGYYEWHSEGWAESYYGTTDIVVTTDQITNVSATLLSRFSQGTNVALASNGGTASASGWASYGGYDATPQEANDGLSPTAIGINSFWGYYADNCWLRIDFPSINAIRTVVLDLSYGGQTYYIEGSADGTTWFTLMPSTYIPNTAKVYALPSPTSVIAIRAVGTSSGAPGGYLWRYIVSELEAWVY; via the coding sequence ATGAAACGTCTTCTGCTCGTTGTTCCCTTGGTTGTAGCTATGGCCCTCGTTGGCTGCAGCAAGAAAGACGACCCCACCTCTCCGACGCCCACAACCGGTACTATCACCGGTATGGTGACGAAGGCATCCGATGCTTCTGCCATCGCGAGTGCAAGCGTTGTCACCAATCCGGCCACCAGCAATGTTTCAACCGATGCAACCGGCAATTTTAGCATTACTGGCGTTGCTGCGGGAACCTATACTGTAACGGCCTCTAAAAGCGGTTTTATTGACAACAGCGCGTCTGTTTCGGTTACTGCGGGGAATACAGCAACGGCTAATATTGCGTTGGCGGAAACGACAGTTACAGGCACAGGAATTTCAATTACTTCTACTCCTTCAGGGGCCAGAATATATTTACAAGGTCCAAGTGGATGGGTTGATACAACTAAATATACACCATCTACTTTTACAGGTTTAACCCCAAGTTCCTATTATAGCTGTTGGCTGTTTAAAGATGGCTATTATGAATGGCATTCTGAAGGTTGGGCCGAGAGTTATTACGGTACAACAGATATTGTGGTCACAACCGATCAGATTACGAATGTAAGTGCTACATTACTTTCACGCTTCTCTCAAGGCACCAATGTCGCTCTTGCATCTAATGGTGGTACTGCTTCAGCTTCTGGCTGGGCCAGTTATGGCGGATATGACGCCACACCGCAAGAAGCAAATGATGGACTTTCACCAACGGCAATCGGCATTAACTCATTCTGGGGATATTATGCAGATAACTGTTGGTTAAGGATTGATTTCCCTTCAATAAATGCTATTCGGACAGTGGTGTTAGATCTGTCATACGGTGGCCAGACTTATTATATCGAAGGGAGCGCTGATGGAACCACCTGGTTTACCCTAATGCCGTCAACATATATACCCAACACGGCGAAGGTTTATGCGCTTCCATCACCAACTTCAGTAATAGCTATACGGGCAGTAGGTACTTCATCTGGCGCGCCAGGCGGATATCTGTGGAGATATATAGTTTCTGAATTAGAAGCCTGGGTCTATTAA